In the Brassica napus cultivar Da-Ae chromosome A7, Da-Ae, whole genome shotgun sequence genome, one interval contains:
- the LOC106353294 gene encoding UV-stimulated scaffold protein A homolog, with translation MEGRDDGGGKVIGLIEKATKSSAQEVDPRLLKAIKLTLRYSDSEVRLGAKTLMELMKHNHSQVRLLTLLIIDELFMRSKLFRYLIVEKFDQLLSLSVGFRSSLPLPAPPAVATTLRTKAIEFLEKWNLSFGLHYKEIRLGFDYLKNTLKLKFPDLQATAARRQRERLEREERTKEILRSKFESLRDGFGVLKGEIEETIKEIKEGLEIVQWRGDDGVPLAILDEEDYEEIRCSHLRQIRMDSLKQSDKVEETSENRVVFDVLREQGKLLMKKHLVSVQDGISLLIRVDVSDNRTRDSMLKELIDIRNSILATEKKCEQAGFIISRMIDTGEKEEDEEDIWEEDDGKVGTDPVKKVAPLPRVQNGEGSSFRSPSKAKRSTLESSSNKASSTKTVVRSGDPLRDKLISEAPVMSWGSQLSNWDSTTEVRANHRGLEVESHWGRVDQDAVIPADKIAELNLQATVYREERTEIPPCHAPLKKGGLCHRRDLRACPFHGPIVPRDDEGNPIINESSLEESQNQTSSSTTGISQEDDAPMDETTSDSDPNQLARQIAKQALKNIREKDREDLKKIAKRAKHAKVKEHNFSVLRDAALASTSKSAVIDEEFDRVFAERKNKKQTFSLARRKKTTAKDRISKRLSSNRAKGTKPKQLPQGNDDEKYRETSANQW, from the exons ATGGAAGGGAGAGATGACGGCGGAGGAAAAGTTATCGGGTTGATAGAGAAAGCTACAAAGTCGTCTGCCCAAGAGGTTGACCCGAGGCTGCTCAAGGCGATCAAATTAACTCTTCGCTATTCCGATTCGGAGGTCCGACTCGGTGCCAAAACCCTAATGGAGCTCATGAAACATAACCACTCTCAG GTTCGATTATTGACGCTTCTCATCATCGACGAGCTTTTCATGAGATCAAAGCTCTTTAGATATCTAATAGTTGAGAAGTTTGATCAGCTCTTGAGTTTAAGCGTTGGGTTTAGAAGCAGCCTGCCTCTTCCTGCGCCGCCAGCTGTTGCCACCACTTTGCGTACAAAGGCTATCGAGTTCTTGGAGAAGTGGAATCTATCATTTGGGTTACACTACAAGGAGATTAGGCTTGGTTTTGATTACCTTAAGAACACCCTCAAGCTCAAGTTCCCTGATCTGCAGGCAACCGCTGCGCGGAGACAAAGAGAGAGGctggagagagaggagaggacGAAGGAGATTTTGAGAAGCAAGTTTGAGTCTTTGAGAGATGGGTTTGGGGTCTTGAAGGGTGAGATTGAGGAGACGATAAAGGAGATCAAGGAGGGTCTGGAGATTGTTCAGTGGAGAGGGGATGATGGTGTTCCACTTGCGATTTTAGATGAGGAGGATTACGAGGAGATACGTTGTTCTCATCTGAGGCAGATTCGTATGGATTCGCTGAAGCAGTCTGATAAGGTTGAGGAAACTAGTGAAAACAGAGTGGTGTTTGATGTGTTGAGGGAACAGGGGAAGCTTCTGATGAAAAAGCATTTGGTCTCGGTTCAAGATGGGATCTCTCTTCTCATCAGGGTTGATGTAAGTGATAACAGGACGAGAGATTCCATGTTGAAAGAGTTGATTGATATTAGGAATAGCATATTAGCAACTGAGAAGAAATGTGAGCAAGCTGGTTTTATAATCTCGAGAATGATTGACACTGgcgagaaagaagaagatgaagaagatatctGGGAGGAAGATGATGGCAAGGTTGGAACTGATCCAGTCAAAAAGGTGGCTCCTTTGCCGAGAGTTCAGAACGGTGAGGGTTCATCCTTCAGATCACCAAGTAAAGCTAAGAGGTCTACATTAGAATCTAGCTCCAACAAGGCGTCCAGTACTAAAACGGTTGTAAGAAGTGGTGACCCTCTTAGGGATAAGCTAATTTCTGAAGCACCGGTGATGAGTTGGGGATCACAGCTGAGTAATTGGGACTCAACAACGGAAGTCCGAGCTAATCACCGAGGCTTAGAGGTTGAGAGCCACTGGGGCAGGGTGGATCAAGACGCTGTGATTCCAGCAGATAAAATAGCAGAACTGAATCTTCAGGCAACTGTCTATAGAGAAGAGAGAACGGAGATACCTCCATGCCATGCTCCTCTAAAGAAAGGTGGTCTTTGCCACAGAAGAGACCTACGAGCCTGCCCGTTTCATGGACCCATTGTACCTCGGGATGATGAAGGAAACCCCATAATCAACGAATCTTCGTTAGAGGAGAGTCAAAACCAAACCTCCTCCTCAACTACAGGGATCAGCCAGGAGGATGACGCGCCTATGGATGAAACAACTTCAGATTCTGATCCTAATCAGTTAGCTAGGCAAATAGCGAAACAAGCTCTGAAGAATATCAGGGAGAAAGACAGAGAAGACTTGAAGAAAATAGCAAAGCGAGCAAAGCATGCTAAGGTTAAGGAACATAACTTTTCAGTTCTGCGTGATGCTGCTCTAGCCTCAACTTCTAAATCAGCTGTCATCGACGAAGAGTTTGATAGAGTTTTTGCTGAAAGGAAAAACAAGAAGCAAACCTTTTCCTTGGCACGGCGTAAGAAAACAACCGCTAAAGATAGAATATCCAAGAGACTGTCAAGTAACCGGGCAAAAGGTACTAAACCAAAGCAGTTGCCTCAGGGCAATGATGATGAGAAGTACCGGGAAACATCGGCTAACCAGTGGTAA
- the LOC106353297 gene encoding glucan endo-1,3-beta-glucosidase 12-like: MFPPKSSLNPVERKRKTERLSLTMMIPSFWILAIFSISMASSSTIPSLRGPGIGTNYGRYSSNLGVPEIGINYGRYGSNLPPPEALPSLVTSLSIKHVKTFDMDPRITTSFANTGISLSLCIPNDKIPLLSTNLSEADSIIRAFILPYHKTTIITSISVGNEVSLLPPFTPHLVSAVVNVHRAIKRYRLHKKIKVTTTHSLAILSRRFPPSTARFHNSIGESVLKPLVRFLQRTKSPLMVNVYPYLAYKQSFPSIPLDFALFQPVNGSKRRMYRDPYSGVAYTNLFDIMMDSVDSAVKALGLPKIPVVVSEIGWPSSGDPGEVAASLENARVFNQRLVEHLRRGEKKVTVYIFALFDEDQKTGATVEKHWGLLYGNGSKKYDLNISPPV, from the exons ATGTTCCCACCAAAATCATCACTCAACCCAGTCGAGAGAAAACGAAAAACAGAGAGACTATCGTTGACGATGATGATTCCATCTTTCTGGATTCTCGCGATCTTTTCCATCTCAATGGCTTCATCCTCCACGATTCCATCTCTACGAG GTCCAGGAATCGGAACCAACTACGGACGATACAGCTCAAATCTCGGAG TTCCAGAGATCGGAATCAACTACGGCCGTTACGGCTCAAACCTCCCACCACCAGAAGCCTTACCATCACTCGTAACCTCTCTCTCCATCAAACACGTCAAAACCTTCGACATGGACCCAAGAATCACCACCTCCTTCGCCAACACAGGCATCTCCCTCTCCCTCTGCATCCCCAACGACAAGATCCCTCTCCTCTCCACCAACCTGTCCGAAGCCGACTCCATCATCAGAGCCTTCATCTTACCTTACCACAAAACCACCATCATCACCTCAATCTCCGTCGGCAACGAAGTCTCCCTCCTCCCTCCGTTCACCCCACACTTAGTCTCCGCTGTAGTCAACGTTCACCGAGCGATCAAGCGCTACAGATTGCACAAGAAGATCAAAGTGACAACCACTCACTCCTTAGCGATCCTCTCGCGGCGTTTCCCTCCCTCGACGGCGAGGTTCCATAACTCGATCGGCGAATCGGTGTTGAAGCCGCTCGTTAGGTTTCTGCAGAGGACCAAGTCTCCTCTCATGGTGAATGTCTACCCTTACTTGGCGTACAAGCAATCGTTCCCTTCGATTCCGTTGGATTTCGCTTTGTTTCAGCCCGTGAACGGATCTAAGCGGCGGATGTATAGAGATCCGTACAGTGGAGTCGCGTACACTAACTTGTTCGATATAATGATGGACTCGGTGGACTCTGCTGTGAAGGCTCTGGGGTTACCGAAGATTCCGGTGGTTGTGTCGGAGATTGGGTGGCCGTCGAGTGGTGATCCAGGCGAAGTGGCGGCGAGTTTGGAGAACGCGAGGGTTTTTAATCAGCGGTTGGTTGAGCATTTGAGGAGAGGGGAGAAGAAGGTTACTGTGTATATCTTTGCTCTGTTTGATGAAGATCAGAAGACTGGAGCCACTGTGGAGAAGCACTGGGGGTTGCTGTATGGTAATGGATCGAAGAAGTATGATCTGAATATCTCGCCGCCGGTTTGA